From Sporosarcina sp. Marseille-Q4943, the proteins below share one genomic window:
- a CDS encoding FAD-binding dehydrogenase: MDYDVIVVGAGLAGLVAASEVIKAGKKVLLLDQEPETSMGGQAWWSFGGLFLVDSPEQRRLGIKDSKELAWQDWMGSAGFDRLDDEDHWAIKWAEAYVDFAANEKREWLHSLGVRFFPVVGWAERGGYLAEGHGNSVPRFHITWGTGPGLVKPFEQMVREGMTNGLVDYKPRHQVDELLVEKGAVVGVKGSELEPSDAARGEKSSRTINGEFTYGAPAVVVTSGGIGANFDLVRENWPTRLGVPPKQMISGVPAHVDGRMLAITENAGGRIVNKDRMWHYTEGIRNWSPIWPHHGIRILPGPSSIWLDAEGNRFPAPNFPGFDTLGTLQAIKETGYDYSWFILTEKIIEKEFALSGSEQNPDLTGKSIKKVLSRVLPGPPAPVKAFMDHGEDFIVAETLEELVAGMNRVAGNDLIDASKIERQLLARDREMDNTFTKDLQITALRGARNYIGDKLIRVAKPHKLLDPKNGPLIAVRLNILTRKTLGGLQTDLSGRVLNEAGGRVPGLYAAGEVAGFGGGGVHGYRALEGTFLGGCLFSGRIVGRTIAQC; this comes from the coding sequence ATGGACTATGATGTCATTGTAGTGGGAGCTGGACTCGCCGGTTTGGTGGCCGCTTCGGAAGTGATTAAAGCGGGGAAAAAGGTGCTTTTACTAGACCAAGAGCCGGAGACGTCGATGGGCGGGCAGGCGTGGTGGTCGTTCGGGGGATTGTTTTTAGTCGATTCGCCGGAGCAGCGGAGACTTGGCATAAAAGATTCAAAGGAGCTCGCTTGGCAAGACTGGATGGGAAGTGCAGGATTCGACCGGCTCGATGATGAAGATCATTGGGCAATAAAATGGGCGGAAGCGTATGTGGATTTTGCTGCGAATGAAAAAAGGGAATGGCTTCATTCGCTTGGCGTCCGGTTTTTCCCGGTCGTGGGCTGGGCGGAAAGAGGGGGCTATTTAGCTGAAGGGCACGGCAATTCAGTGCCGCGTTTCCATATTACGTGGGGAACGGGACCTGGGCTCGTGAAACCGTTCGAGCAAATGGTCCGTGAAGGGATGACCAACGGGCTTGTCGACTACAAGCCGCGGCATCAGGTGGATGAGCTGCTTGTTGAAAAGGGAGCAGTTGTCGGTGTGAAGGGATCTGAACTCGAACCGAGCGACGCAGCGAGAGGGGAAAAGAGCTCCCGAACGATCAACGGGGAATTTACATACGGGGCTCCCGCAGTCGTTGTGACGAGTGGCGGGATCGGGGCGAACTTCGATCTCGTCAGGGAAAACTGGCCAACTCGTTTAGGAGTACCCCCGAAACAGATGATTTCAGGCGTCCCGGCCCACGTCGATGGGCGGATGCTTGCGATAACGGAAAATGCTGGCGGGAGGATTGTGAATAAGGATCGGATGTGGCATTACACGGAAGGCATCCGGAATTGGAGTCCGATCTGGCCGCATCATGGCATCCGCATTTTACCGGGGCCGTCTTCCATCTGGCTTGACGCGGAAGGGAACCGTTTCCCCGCACCGAATTTCCCGGGCTTCGACACGTTGGGGACGTTGCAGGCAATCAAGGAAACGGGCTATGACTATTCGTGGTTCATTCTCACTGAAAAGATTATTGAAAAGGAATTTGCATTGTCCGGCTCTGAACAGAATCCGGATTTGACTGGGAAGAGCATTAAGAAGGTCCTGTCGAGGGTGCTTCCGGGTCCGCCGGCTCCAGTGAAAGCGTTCATGGATCACGGCGAGGACTTCATCGTGGCGGAAACGCTAGAAGAATTGGTGGCTGGAATGAACCGTGTCGCGGGGAACGACTTGATCGATGCCAGCAAGATCGAGCGGCAGTTGCTTGCAAGGGACCGGGAGATGGACAATACATTCACAAAGGATTTGCAAATTACTGCGCTTCGCGGGGCGAGAAATTATATTGGCGACAAGCTGATCCGCGTTGCGAAACCACATAAGCTGCTCGACCCGAAAAACGGACCATTGATAGCTGTCAGGCTCAATATTTTAACAAGAAAAACACTGGGCGGGCTTCAAACGGACTTGTCCGGCCGTGTGTTGAATGAAGCGGGGGGCCGTGTCCCCGGATTGTATGCCGCAGGAGAAGTTGCCGGCTTTGGCGGTGGAGGCGTACATGGATACCGTGCTCTTGAAGGGACCTTTTTAGGAGGCTGCCTATTCAGCGGTCGCATTGTCGGGCGAACTATTGCCCAATGTTGA